The following proteins are co-located in the Coffea eugenioides isolate CCC68of unplaced genomic scaffold, Ceug_1.0 ScVebR1_38;HRSCAF=212, whole genome shotgun sequence genome:
- the LOC113758205 gene encoding uncharacterized protein LOC113758205 codes for MSGVDVRPIDVRPIKLSYDLKVKKPPGNQSLIANLMYRNCEVWVGDQKLLADLIGLSIKGYDVILGIRVRRLLSKGVQGYLAFLINTLGDKVRLEDMLVVKEYPDIFFEELESLPPEREIAFKIDVVPGVAPISKTPYRIAPTELKELKLQLQDLLERDFIRENYSP; via the exons ATGAGTGGGGTAGATGTGAGGCCGATTGATGTGAGGCCGATTAAGTTGTCCtatgatttgaaagttaaaaagCCTCCAGGAAATCAAAGTTTGATTGCTAATTTGATGTATAGAAATTGTGAGGTATGGGTTGGAGATCAAAAGTTGTTGGCTGACTTGATAGGCCTatctattaaggggtatgatgttatCCTAG gaattcgagTTAGGAGGTTGTTAAGTAAGGGAGTTCAAGGATATTTagcttttcttataaacactCTTGGGGATAAGGTGAGGTTGGAAGATATGCTAGTGGTAAAGGAATACCCAGACATTTTTTTCGAGGAACTAGAATCATTGCCGCCTGAAAGAGAGATAGCATTTAAAATTGATGTGGTTCCAGgggtagcacctatctctaagacaccTTATAGAATAGCTCCAACTGAATTGAAAGAGTTAAAGTTGCAATTGCAGGATTTACTAGAGCGAGATTTTATTAGAGAAAATTATTCTCCGTGA